The Perca flavescens isolate YP-PL-M2 chromosome 8, PFLA_1.0, whole genome shotgun sequence DNA window atttaataacagctatataatttatttccacAGCAGCCCAAAATAGAATAGCTCATTGATCgctgtgtgtgtagttgtatAGATCTGTATTCTTGTGTATTTGTAAGTAAGTATATTTTGTAGTATATTAGTATATTGTATTTCAGACGTACATGAACAGGCAAATGTTTTCATGCTGGGACAATAAAGGGTGAAAGAAAACACtcctgtaaaatgtattttgcaagtttgtctctcatttccacaaaaaaaagccTATGCATGTTTGAATATTTAGCAGTAATAATACAGACCACAGCACAAATCCGAAACTCAGCAGTCTATGATCTTTCTCTGTACACAAGTCTGGGGCTGCTTGTATGTTTATCACAAGGCTGAGAGGCACAGGGAGAGGAGTGTGCTTACATTTCTCAAAGGGGCATATTCTACTAATCCTGATTGCTGTCTTGCTACTATTTAAGTGGTGTGCATCAACGCTCacagttaaaaaagaaattttcTCGGTTTCTAACTGAGTTTACTGATGCAGAAGTATCTCTGTAACATCCTTCATCAGAGCTGCTAAAAGTCTCTAATAATGTTGAGGAAAGGATATTATCATCAGATAACTGTCTGTTAACAATGGTTAGACATGTTTGACAGGCCGCacacatttcaatcaggagagacttcgttgcagatatgcaagatTTATTTGTAAGTTACATATGCAAAATATGAATTGTACatagtctttggagattagactccaacGTATAAAATGTAGATATATTTTAAAGGGTTTAGGAAAACCCGAACATatccccgatggagtctagacactggtggtggtggtgaaagGGGCACAAAGACCAGAACTAAGGAGTCGAAGGGAGCGGTCAGCCGGAAGAAAACCGAGGGTGCCGGGTGAAGATGCCTGgaggtggaagaggaggaggagggttgcactattgcctgaaatgacaactgacagccgcagaagagagaacagatttaaaacatgGATGTCATGCTATGATTGGCTTGTGAAATACAAGGTtgagtctgattggtttaactgaaaatcGACTCTTGAAAACCGCTGATCAGTTTAggagaaaagtgataaagttATTGAAGTCTccctgaaagaatttacgctgagctatATTAGTGACGTActtaaaatattatataatatttatagcTTGGTCAGATAGTTCACTCCGATTCTCttgacacatttttttccaagttCTAATGGCCTTTACATTTTGGTTTGACtatgtcatttttgtttttagccatgctagcggcatTAATTATATAGAGATCAATATAAGACCATAATGCTCTGCTCTGACATATACCGACAGGAGACACCGATAGAGCTCTGAAAGAGTTATATTTGTACAGCTGTACCAAGAGATTAGCAACCGGACTGCATATCTTTTACTGGACCTAACCTGACCCCTGATTTTCCTGTTGCTGTCTTACACTTTTAGTTTTCCATTTCACATGCAGAAGAACACACAAAATAGAACCCATTGCCTTCAGTTTATACACTGGCTTTGATTGTTGTAATCTGCTGAAAGATCTGCTTGTGTCCTTAAACTGCAAGCACAATTAATGACCACTAAATCTGACTGTGTACACAAAAACAACTGGATCAGTTTACTTACTCTTTCTTTATCTCTCACGTCTGCATATGTTGGCATCAATACAGCATCtcagaataaaaacaatgattGGGTAGCTTGGGTAGCTTGCCACCATAAGCTTCATTATGATTTGAAAGGTCTCACATCAGTCCTTCTACTGCCGGTTTTTGTCTGTCTCCCCACTGTCAAATAATCTTCAACGTTACAATTCAGTTTTCGGCCTGTCACTGTGTCTTTATCTGGTCTTGGATCAGGAGCCACTCGCCAAAGGACAAGTACTCCCCCACGTATGGCAGCTTTGTGAGCCCAGGGATGAGCGATAGATGCTTCTTCCCTGTGTCCATTCTTTTTGTTGACCAAGTCCTCTATCATGTTTGGATCAACTTTGTTtgacctcaccatgctttactTGACAGACACTATCTGCTGGTTGTGtcagcaaaatgtaaaatgcagCTGTAGGACAAGATAAGATGTGGTCTTGTAATGGCCAAGATtggagacaaacaaaaaaatgtcatccaGTAAAACCATTTTTGAAAATTCATTTTGCATACATTATTTTAACTTAATCTATCTATGTCATATCTATCTTTATGCAAAATACCTATTATTTTCTCTTCTAAACTCtgaaacacaatcacacacatttttacctcttgtatcttatttatttaaacaaaatttaaaaaatgtttatttgcCATTCTATTAATTTTATCCGTCATTTAGGCCTTTTGTAATTCTTGGTGTGTTTCAGACACGACTTGCAATCGCCAACTTTTTTCGCGGACGTGTGAGCAACGGCAAACATGAGTGCAGCTTTCACAAGCAAATAACTTTTCCTTTGAAAGCCTCCTCAGAGAACATCTGCACAGGAACATCTGGGAATGGCAGGAAATTCGGCATCTCTCAGCATGACGTGCAATGAATGTTTTTCAAGTACTTCAGAGGGATGAGCAGAGTATTGAGTCCTGCAACCTCCAAACCCCTGACATAATTTATGGAGTCCAGCAGCAAGTGGTTCTCATTACCCATGtcattttccaaacaaatttcTGTATTGGGCTCACAGCTGGGGTGATGTTTGTCTCCCGGCATAATTACGGTTATATTGTGTTTTCACAATATATATGTCCACAATATTGCTCCAGCTGTTGTTAACAATACACTTGGTGTGATGTGACTTAAATGAACATTCCAGAGGAGGATTTTCATATCATTAACAGTTGCTACAGTGTACATACTTGCATTATCCTCTCTTTTATTTCACTAAACCCCCAAAAGTCCTTGTGCGGAATAAAACCACAGAactaaaaatgtcttttaataaCAGGAATCCCCCACCAGTTTGAGGGGGCATTCCAGttccagttaaaaaaaacatacagttttAATAGAGTTCATCTGGCAGTGGGGAGATACGAATTATGCGCCAGGAATTATGGTATAAATTGTGCCTGAAACTGGAGGACTGAACAGACTGCACCTGGTCTGACACAGCTGTTTCGCACACACTTCTGCAGTTCAGATCCAGAGGCCTGATTTTTGTGTTAAGGCCTTAAAAAAGTGTCAAAGGCAGAAAATAAAAGGCATAATGGTCTCTTTGGCCAGTTATTTTAAAACCAATGCGTTTAAAGTGTTTAATTTGGTATCTACAAGCtagtgaaagagaaaataaaatcattcctcttatggagaaaatgaaaatcttaacTCAGTCAATATCTTTTAAATTCTTACCTTTTGTAATAACCTCATGGTTAATTTGAATGTTTATGATGGATTTCTTGGTgcatatatctctatctatattATGCAGACTTTTTTCTGGTTTCATGGTTCCCAACAAACTGTAAAGTCTTTGTTTTCCCTCTGTTGAAAATGTTTCTGCAAGTGAAGCTAAGGTAACTTCTGAGGCATACATTAAGTGGTTGCAGATACGGGGTTAACTTCATCAGCACTGCAGGTGTAATATACTATCAGAGTACTGAGAGCCCATATTGAGCCTCCTGTTTATGTCTTGTTGTGCTTCTTTGAGCCAAGCAGGTGCTCAGTTGAGTTGCATCCAGTGATTTCAGGGAAGCATGTCCAACCCATTATCCTCTCTTCATCCATGCCTGTCTCAGTGGATTCTCTCTTCCTGCCAAAATTTTACATTGTCCTTTGCAGCCAACAAGGACACAATGGAGTGCAAGTTTATATGAGAGAGTATATGATCTCAGCAATACCACTTAAAATAAGATAGTCAGACTTTTTAAACAACTTTTTTGTGAGTCTTTAAACCGGTTCTGCAAAAGTACCAGCTACTTCATTGCTTTTTCTCTCTATTTCTATAGTAAAAGTCAAAAACTCTACCCACAAAGAGGGAAACCCTGAGTCAAATCAGTCAATGTCATGTTAAACAGCTTTGAAAGACTTTGTAATTTATGCTATATCTTTGAGGAGTATTTTATGTGTCTCGCAGCATGTTCCTCTATAGATTTAAGTAATAGGTATAACATCACACACATGAAGTTGTAAAACTAGCACTGATAAGGGAATATTTTTCTGAGTACATCAGTTGTATATGTATGGTCACTGCAGGAGAAAATGTAATACAgcaggaaaagacaaaaaaaatagtaGTGAAATATAGAAGTATTAAAAGCAACACAAAGTGCATATTCTAACACAGTTGTAGAGTTAAAGAAAAGCTACTAGCAATTTCAAAACATTATGCAAACTATGAGTGAGAagtatttgtgtgcatgtgaattATTACGAACCTGCTTAATGGCCTAATGATGTTTCTTATGATCCGATTTCTATATATGATGTATTTCTGAAAATAGTAATGATTGAATCACAGTAATGATTGCATCAAAAAGTCGCAAAGCATCATCCGTAACATCTCATTACGGCAATTAAATAATGGCCgtaatgaaatgaaatttgaTTTCTCAGCAATGTCTGACAATATCAAAGTTCACATATGGCTGGGTTTGGGAATGAGGAGCATGGGTCACCTGCAGATATCTACAGCATATGCTGCAATTGAGGCTAATGTGAAgttgggcggctgtggctcaggagtTACAGCGGTTTGTCCTTTAATCACAAGGTTGATACCCGGCTCCTGTCTGCATGTTGAGGTGTCCTTGAGTAAGACACtaaaccccaagttgctcccacTAGGCAGGCCAGCGCCTTGCATGGTTAGCTCTGCTATtggtgtttgaatgtgtgtgaatgggtgaatgagcagcaaattgtaaagcacttttcctgTATGgtaaaaaggtgctatataaaagTAGTCCATTTACCATTTAGGCCTACGATTTTGCCTTGTCAAATTTAACAATTTCccctttatttgtttttgaaatgGGTTCTGTTTTATTCCCGGTTCACGGTTCCCGCTATGAATGCCATAAAGACGTACAATACTGCGTGACATTTCAACAAGAGTGTCTTCAAGCTATTTTTTTCATTGAACTAATAGCACCTCATTTATTTCCTTATACATGTTTTGACTTAGctataataatttaaatgtggAACATTTAAACTTTCTAATTTAATGTTCCTTTCTATCAATACTCAAAGTTGAGTTACAGTGTGAGTAGGATGGACAGAAGGACATATCATGTCGTAAAGCTAAATGTTCTTAAGCTAaattaactagtaactagtaattTCATTCTTTCAAGAATTATTATAACACATAGATTGTATAAATACTCTGTGAAGATGTTTATTGTGTATTTCTACAGTTCACACATACTGATGTCTTGAAGGTGTCACACAGATTCAAGACACTACAATAATGAAAGACTATATAAcgttctctctctttatatactCTATCTGCGTGGTTTGACTAGAAGCGTCCCTCGGGTGAAGACCCCTCAAACCTCGGCTGGAATGTAAAACAGGTGCTGCACAATTGGTTCCTCCACAGCTGGGGCGAAAGAAAAACAGTCGCCCCTGCAGGAACATGAGTGACAGTACATCACATTCTCCAGCCAGCTGTGTCTCCAGATGATCCCTTACTTACACAGGGAGACTTAATAAATAACATTCAGCATGCAGAAAATTATAGTATGCATTCTCAGTCAACTCCATAGTCccctacattaaaaaaaagaaaacaatcgCCACATTTTAAGGCTTTTTTTTCTGGTGGATTAGTTTTCATATTACAAATATATGTTATATCAAAAGATATActgataaaaacaaattaaacagtCTTAGCTCATTCCTTGACaccttgtgtgtttttcaagTGGTGCTGTAACATCTGGCACGGATTTATACACTAAAATTCTGGCTGGGGATCCAAAGAGAAGAGGTTTTAATTGAATCCACTCCGAAGCACGTGAGACTGAAATGTCTTCTGGCGAGACCCTTCGAATACACATTCATGTTGCTTTGTCATCTGACCTGTTTCACAGATTGAAATAGTTTttgtctcgttttttttttactcttgtgTCAAACTAGACAATATTTTCCtatgtgaagagtgaagagtaACTTCTTTTTTGCAGAATGGACAGTCTTGTCCAGACAAAGAtagttacttaagtaaaaaaataaaatatatacagtatttcatttAAATCCTTTTCAACAATCCTTTGGTTTATCCATGTCTTCTGCTGCCTCCCTTCCATTAGTCCAGCCCTGACCGTACCACATACCGGCACAACACTAAACCTACTGCTGTGCAACAATAAACACATTCACAGCCCACAGACAGCAAATTGCTTCTCTCATTCCCCGCCACACCCTGCCTTCGTTCTCAGCCACCTGCAAAACAAACTGTGCTGGAAATTTCACTACAAATTACCCTGTGTCTGCCAAATCCCCCCGGGAGCTGAGGAAATCAAAACCCCTGGATCTCCCTGCCCCCATTGAAACAGACTTCAGCCTCACTCCCACAGAAATCATGTagaatgtatttatgtttataaatagtttttatatattcaagaaatgtatgtaatgtacttTGATATTTTGTTACACTGAATTGTAAAGTTTTAATTCTTATCCATAATTTTTATTTGGCTTTAAAAGTCAAGACAAGCTGTTAACCTTTCCCCAAAAAGCTGATTGGTGGTCAAAGTGTCTGGAGGTGAAGAACCATATGAAAGTTCCCAGTCAACACCAATTGTACAAACAACCCATACTTCTTTAGGCTTCAGGTCAACATGACATCGTGAAACTAAGCCTTCATTCCCACTAAGAAAGAGTGAAAACTGAAACCTGTTTCGCTTCAGGGGAAAATCAAAGGAAGGCACATACCTTAGCAGTGAATAATGATCAACAGCATAAACCCAACAGGGTTTACATTGTAAGGGCCACAGAGCCTCCTGGTGACGGCTCTGCAGAACTCCAAACAGACAGgaatgtcagagagagagagagagagagagagagagagagagagagagagagagagaaagagagagagcgagagagtcaGTGGCCGATGTGCTAGAGAGATGAGTGTTGAAAGCTCCTTGGAAAAAGGATTAGGGCTGTTTATGTTGGCCAAGTGGCCCACTGCCAGCTGCTCAAGTGTGCAAACTTCTTAAAGCTGCAGAGCTTCGGGTTGCTCGTGAATCTTTTCACTGTATTTACCCTTCACCCAGACGGTATGGATGGTTGTGCTTTGTTCAAGGGGGAAAGCCCCCTCTACTTCAGCCCCCACCTCCATAAAAGCACACTCTACCCCAAAAACGTGCTGGATTTAAAACCAGCCTTTTTGTGACACCATCCCCCAAAAACACAGAGTGTGCATAGGTTGAGTCATTTATTTTCAACTTAAATATGAAAGCAAACGTCCACTCAATGCATTAGAAAAAAGTGATCACATTCAAGTGAAATACTGTATAGGCATTTAGTCATTGTTTTTTGACAGTGATGTGTCAGCCAAACCCTTCAGAACACCAGAACTCTGCGGCCTGGAGCTAGATCAAAGCAGGGTTCGTGAGCTGTATATGAGATGAGGGTCTCATGACATGGAATAATAAAAGGCATAGAGCCTCTGCAGCAATAGAGCTAAACTACTGAACTTTTGTTCTCGTGACTCAGAAAATACTGATatagctttttttcccccttgtaGGCTGTAGGACTACCGTTTGATGTAGAGGACTACAATGGTTATAAGGAATGGATTTACAAATTCACAAACTTCATAACCTATTCAGCTGTCCCTGTCCTTTGAAGTTCTACAGCATTGAACATGTCTCTTTAGGATGTGTCTTATAGTCTGTGTTTTGGCTTTAAAAATAGGGTACAAACTGTTTGGATAGCAGTGTGTAGGAATACTATCTTTCAACCAGAATATCAAGGTTCAAATCCCGATTCGTGGGCCAGGCTCTGAATTTTCTATTAGTTTTAGCAGTGCAGACGTTGTGCTTTAACTTCTGcatggaaaagccaaaaaaactATACATTTTGCCTTTGGGCCTTTTAAATCCTGCTGGTTGTGTTACTGAgtgaaaacatttcatttgtacattGTGTGTTATTTGATTTGTGTATTCATTGTTGATTTAGAAATACAACTGTTCATATTTAAAACATTGACTGCGGTGTACTGTTCAAATTACATGTTTTTAATCATGCCACACATATCACAATTTAAATTCACCCTTTCACTTGACAGCTAACAAGTTACGAAGAGTGGTTTTCTCTCAATGCCAATCCAGGCAAAACTGGCATTAATCTAAAACCTTTGCATGGTGTTTGAGTGATGTAACTCTTTAGCAAATCTTTCTAAATCACATTGCAGTTGTTccttacatactgtatttgtataCTTTggattttactgtaaatacaatGAGAAATTGTGTCCAAATTGGCTACTCGCAGCTCCACAGGCCTTTTTTATCATTAAAAACTATGTTTTTACAATCATTTGTAATCCCAAATCGATGTATCAAACCATATAATCATTCTACTTGCAGTCCTACTCAGAAGCTGTCAAGTAGTATTGTCTGACTCCATCcctccaacaacaaacaccacAGCAACAGTTTGTGCATGATGCCATCTTTTGGTAACCATAGGTACTGCAACTAATCAAAACAGTATACTGCCAAAACACAGTACATATTCTATATCTACCTTTTTTGTGTCCTTAATAAAGTCATTATTCtattaaaatatgtatatatatttagctGTAGATTTGCTGTCGGTAGTCTAATCCCAGcaaattgtgtgtctgtgtgtataatCTCAATACACAAGTATAAAATAAGAAAGATAAgttaaagaaaaacagacaaaagaaaagacatcGTCATGTCAGAGAATACTAACATGCTTTATAAAAATGTTCTTGCACATCAATCATGTCAATTTTTCCatcaaaatgttttcaaattgacttaaaaaaatatgtcaacaaaatccagtttcataaattaaaatacttcagattttaaaaagtgcATTGGACAAGCCACGCAAATTCACCACCTGCTCATGGTGGACTCAATTACCCATCAAACAACGTAAAATGGAGTATGCAATACTGTTTAAACCTGAAAattaagtactttttttttaattatatttcaCACTTAATTCAGGGAAATTATAGATGACTAAATGTCATTTTCAAAATGCAACACcttgtattttaaatattgcaagGTGAATACATATAATCTACTAAAATGTGTATTGCACGAAATTCTTActgtaaacacaaaacacaaccacAAATAAGTTAAATCAAACAAGGCACACAATTAATGATCAATCCCATGTCAAATACAGTTCAACTTTCAATTTGTCtctcattttataatttttaggcaaatgtttaaaaatatattactgTATTGGAACAGATATCAAGATTGCGCCCAATATGACACCGATATGATGACACTTGATACTGACAACAGGCACTGGTGGAAAGGCAGGCTGTGATAAAGTctacacagacaaatacattttccatttgCAATTATTCAGTGTGTGTCATGTGAGGAGGTTTAAGACACAACCATTTAATACCTCACATTTAGTAAAGCACCTGAGGACCTGTAATCCCAACACAACTGTTTTGAAAACAAAGGATCAGGGATCAATAGGATCAATAGGAAACAGTACTCTGAAAGctgtttgaaaaaaaacgtTAGTGTCCTAAATGGTCACACAAATGGGAACAGTGTGCAGCCATTTCACTTCAAGACAATCAATGAAGTATCTGTCTCAGGCATCGCATTTATAGTATAACATTAAAAGGTGACATGTACTGAAATGTGGTGGTATTGCATTGCTTTATCTTGATTGTCACCTACTTCTGAGACCATCTTACCCAACAGTTTTCAAAAATGATTCTGGTTTTCTGAGTCTGTACTATCCTGGTCCTCTTGTACTAAGGCCTGTCCCCGAGGAGTTTGACGAGATGGTGGATGACTGTAAAGCACCACTACCATCCGTTGGTAAAACTACTCCATtatcttttgttttaaaataaatcacataaaataatgGCAGGACGATGCCTATCAGGAGCATGGCCACTACagcattccaccactggatgCCCCAGTCTGCACCGTGACTGGTCAGGCGCTGTCCTCTGGAACCAAACCTTTGCTGTTTTTCTGAGTTTAACAAGAAATCCTCATCTTGATCATTTGTGATCTGAATCAGTTTTTCAATATCGTGGTCCACATCCATTAGAAAGTCTTTGACCTCCTGTAGATGTGGTTGGGCTCTGGCTCGGTCTGGAGGCTTCACTGGTGGGGTGGATGAATGTGGTATTTCTCCTTGAGGGTCACCTAGGTCTGTGCACATCTCCATTAAAAAGCTGTGTTTCTGAACAGGTATTTTGATAGATTTCAGTGCAAATAAATCTTGCCCCTGCATAAGGTTGTTCACCCGCTTTATATCTGCCACCTGTTGACAGAAACAGGAATGTCAACACTAAATATGCCACTGAAAACATCAACACCAGAAATGATTTTTGAAAAAGAACTTCAGTGACTATCCAAAATCTTTACCTTACAGCCATATTGCAGTGCAAGCTTGTTGAGGTTGTCACCATCTAACAACTCCCGCTCCAGCAGCTGGATGTTCCCCAGACTGTCCTGTTCTTGCTCTTGGAAAACCCGCGGCCTCATCTCCATGACGTTAAGCTCCTCATCATCTGAGGAAACAGTAGACTCATTGGGCCTCCTATTGAACATGTAAACCTGGCCATCTGCACTGGCATGGACATCCACCGGGGCCTGGAAAGCCCGTGAAACGTGCTCCCCTCGCCGCATAATCAATCACCAGCCTGTAAGGAATGTCCCAACATTAAAGCAAGGATACAAATAAagacttttttaaactttactcCAAACTCAGATATACATGTGCAAGGTTTTCTCATAGGTTTCTTTCATGTCTCTTAGACTCAAGCAACATTTGAGCATCTTATCAATCAAGATAAAATGAATATGAAATATTTTCTAAGAGTCTCAGCCATTGGCACACAGCCTCATAGCAGGTGTAGTTGTTGAATGCTAAAAGGAGACCAACAACTGAAAAATCTTCTTtattacaaaaaatacagttatcTATACACAGTAACATAAAGTGTTAAATGTCGGGTGAGCATTCCTACAGACACCCAGCATTCAtgttaaattatgttttgaCTTAATGTCAGGCCTCACAGTGGGAATCAGGCTGTGCCGTCTTGAATCTACTGGACCACATGACAGGTGACACCATTCTCTAACCCTGACCTAACGTACCTTTAATCTGCCTTTAAATCCTACACTCACCCAAGTAGAGAGCATAGACTTTTTGGCTTGACCTGGCTTTATGTCTATATTAACTTATATCTGCTTACACAGTGGCTGGCCCCACTGGCCTTTTTTAGGCAGTTTCATCCGAAAGACATGATGGCCCGCTCAGTAGTCCAGCTGTCATCACTGCTTATAGCTCTACAAGTCTTATACGTACTATTTATGTAAGAAACTCTCCATACCATTGTCTGACCCAATGCACCGGTCATCAGATCCTAGCCTCACCTAAGCAACCAGCAGATACTTGGCCATGACCCAACCTTATATTATCTACATTCTATCTGCTTAGGCTAAACTGCAGTGGCTGGCCACTATCACTGTTTATCTACTCGCACACTTGTCTTACTAATAGCTACAAGTAAGCAACCCATTGGTTATGAGAAACCTTTCATGAGCCATGTCCCTTGACCTGGCTGTCTTACCAAAGAAAAGAACATGGTTTCAATTTGAAGAGTGCAGGCAAGTGCCGTTTCGTTGAGTTGGGCCCACAACACAAGACTAATGTTCATTTTTACTTTTGGTGGTCACAAGCTCAAAGAGAACATTTGGTTAACGGCAACATATCAGTCTCGAGTACAATACcttatgtcataaaaaacatcCGCCTTATAATTGCGAAGATGGCTGCTTTCAAATAAGAGTGCGCTCGCTATGTTTTGCTCACTTTTTAAAGAGGAACTGCAAAACACATGGAGCAGCATCAGCGTTGCCATGGTTACCTGAGATTGAATACAGCTACATAAAACTAGCTAGATCACACGTGTCCTTGACAATTCTTACAATTTATGGGTCGTGTAAAGAGTAGTTTATATTTGGGGTCAATACTAATGCCACATATCTAACGATACTATGACTCTGGCTGGTCTGCTTTGCGTTCCCAACACATAACGTTACAACCCGCACCAGAGTTCACTTGCGGGTCGATaaggtgtgggggggggctaAAAAGGGGAGACCAAAGCAAACAGACAAACGTCGTTTGACAGCACCATGCATGTTTCAAATATTAACATGAAGTATTTACATGCATTTTAGTTACCTAGCTAGCAACGTTAACGTTATACAAACTAAGTTAACGCAAACAACAGTTCTAGCAGGTTAGCTTTAGCTTTTGACGTTCAGCATGTTAGGTTGACCTAAATTCCATGGCAGACAGCAAGTCAGCGAACTGCTTTACTTCAGCTCCAGTTACAGTTAACTTTAGCCAGCCAGCTCGTG harbors:
- the lysmd4 gene encoding lysM and putative peptidoglycan-binding domain-containing protein 4 isoform X2, with the protein product MEMRPRVFQEQEQDSLGNIQLLERELLDGDNLNKLALQYGCKVADIKRVNNLMQGQDLFALKSIKIPVQKHSFLMEMCTDLGDPQGEIPHSSTPPVKPPDRARAQPHLQEVKDFLMDVDHDIEKLIQITNDQDEDFLLNSEKQQRFGSRGQRLTSHGADWGIQWWNAVVAMLLIGIVLPLFYVIYFKTKDNGVVLPTDGSGALQSSTISSNSSGTGLSTRGPG
- the lysmd4 gene encoding lysM and putative peptidoglycan-binding domain-containing protein 4 isoform X1, whose amino-acid sequence is MRRGEHVSRAFQAPVDVHASADGQVYMFNRRPNESTVSSDDEELNVMEMRPRVFQEQEQDSLGNIQLLERELLDGDNLNKLALQYGCKVADIKRVNNLMQGQDLFALKSIKIPVQKHSFLMEMCTDLGDPQGEIPHSSTPPVKPPDRARAQPHLQEVKDFLMDVDHDIEKLIQITNDQDEDFLLNSEKQQRFGSRGQRLTSHGADWGIQWWNAVVAMLLIGIVLPLFYVIYFKTKDNGVVLPTDGSGALQSSTISSNSSGTGLSTRGPG